CCCGTTGCACATGACGTCTGTGTCGAACGCAACCTCTCCACCAGCTCCAACCACATCGCAGCCCACATCCGCTTCGAGCGTATCATCCATCCACTCTATCGGTGGAGGAGTCTCTATGCAGGCCCAGATATACCAGTCTCCGATGCTTGAGGTGTATTGATACCAGAAACCAGTACTCGTCCTGTAGAACCTGTTACCTGAGCAATTGAAGACCGCGTCACAATAGACGCCCGTTAGCTCGACCGGGTAGTTGGGAAGAGTCATGGCGGCCACAATAGCCCCACTAGTGATCTCGAGTGGAGGGGATACGATTCCATAAACCTCCCCGAATGGTGCGAGACCATCGTCCACAACGATCATCTGCCGAACTGGAGTAGGATCCGGAGTAGCCGTGGGTTTAAGGAATACCGCCAGCTCGAACGGATCCAGATTGGCGTTCGGCCATGGCCAGAAAGGTCCACCTGGAGAACACACCTTGGCGCCAATATACTTAATCTTTGCAGGATAGCCCGCTGGCGTGTATGCGTTACCCCAGTAATACCCACCAATCCAGTACTGAGCGTTGGTTATGGAACTTCTATCATCGCAGCGGTACACATCGCACTCTTCCACTGCCATGATAGTCTTGGACTTGCAGTCGTTGCCCGGCTGTTCATCGCCAGCCAGCTCCGTGCAGATCTCGAGATCATAGGCCACTTCCGCCGCTGCAATGGTGAAGTCAGGGAACGTAACATCAATGGTCGCACCTGATGCGAGGGAAGCGACTGTTACTACCTCGTTATAGACTTCAGTTGCGCCGTCCATGATTATCGCACGCACGTCGAAGTCGCTCTGGGGCTGCGTACCACGGTTGCCCACCCTTGCCTCGATTTCAACATCGTCGCCTGCGCTAAAGAGGAACCCATCGCTGGGCTTGAGAATACCATCGACAGCGACGTCATTATCTGGAGGCGGCTGGTACACGCGAACACGGTCAGGGCTTTCCTGACTCATGTAGATGATAGCAGGTGCACCTGTGCCTTCCCAGTCATCAACGAAGTCGATCCCGCCAGCAGTTCCAGGAAGAGACTGGTAGCCAATGGTGCTGCCGTTCCTCTTCAGGGCATGCAAGCGGTTTCCACCGGTTCCTGACTGATAGGAGACCCAGAGAACCCAGGACTCACCGAAAGTCCCGGTTCTGTCAATGGCAATACCATACTGAGCACCACCAGGGTTGTTTATCAGATACCCCTGCCAGGTCATGGTGCAGGATGGGCGGCTGATCGAGTAAGCGCCCCAGTTGGTGTACCAGTAATGGGACCATATAGTGTCGGGACTGGAGCCGCCATCGTGATGGGCGCTGCCGTACTGGTAAGAGAACTGTGTGAGATAATTATTGCACTGACTACGACAGTTGTCCAGAATTATCAGACGTCTTCTGTACGCGTTAGCAGCGCCGTGGATTTCACTTCTGGATTCGTCCCAGGCCAGGTCTCTCATACCCCAACCACTGGAGCTCGGTTGCGTGCAGGTACGGGTTTGGGAACCCGCGCTGCTGTAAAACCGGATATACTGATCAGGCGAAATGCCTGTAGACACCTGGTAACGCTCATCCGAAGAAGCGTCTTTGTTGTAAGCCACACCGACAGCGTAAGGGCTCTCGTTGATGGGGAAGGTGAAAACTTGCACCCAGGCGATATACTGGGGAGACATAAGAGCCTGGCCTTCTCCTGGCTCCTGATAGAGGAAATCCTCAACCGTGGCACCAGGGAAGACATCGGCGTACTTAAGCACTTTCTCCCAGTAAGCCCTCTGAGCATCTGCTCCGTCGGTCGCAGACACAACCCCGGCAGTCTCAGCGAAAGCACCCACAGCAAACAGAAGACAAACTGCGAGTGTCAAAAAGCTTAGCCGTTTCATTGTCCTACCTCGCAACTTCCGCCTTCAAAATCAAGACGGAAACTGTTAAAGATTTTCCTCCCCACGGAAAAACCGCGGAAAGGCACGGACACTACCTGCATCACCTCCTTCACTGTTGGGATATGACGGCAACATTCACCTCCTTTCACGCAAAGGTCAATTCGCCTGTTGGCATAAAATGATAAAGCAAAATTTGTGCCACCCAGTCATATCACGACTGGAACATACTAAAGCTAAAGCATACAAAGACTTAGGTGGTTCCGCCGGATGCACGACAGGAAAGGCGATGGGGAAATACTCCCCGATAGTTCGTGAAACGTGTCATCTTTCCCCAAGCAGTAGGCTGAACCAAGGGTTTCTGAGATGCAGATTTGGTGTCTATTTAGATATACTTATACATTACTTAAGCTGAAACAACATACGGCCCTCAGTCGGATGTCCT
The nucleotide sequence above comes from candidate division TA06 bacterium. Encoded proteins:
- a CDS encoding T9SS type A sorting domain-containing protein; this encodes MKRLSFLTLAVCLLFAVGAFAETAGVVSATDGADAQRAYWEKVLKYADVFPGATVEDFLYQEPGEGQALMSPQYIAWVQVFTFPINESPYAVGVAYNKDASSDERYQVSTGISPDQYIRFYSSAGSQTRTCTQPSSSGWGMRDLAWDESRSEIHGAANAYRRRLIILDNCRSQCNNYLTQFSYQYGSAHHDGGSSPDTIWSHYWYTNWGAYSISRPSCTMTWQGYLINNPGGAQYGIAIDRTGTFGESWVLWVSYQSGTGGNRLHALKRNGSTIGYQSLPGTAGGIDFVDDWEGTGAPAIIYMSQESPDRVRVYQPPPDNDVAVDGILKPSDGFLFSAGDDVEIEARVGNRGTQPQSDFDVRAIIMDGATEVYNEVVTVASLASGATIDVTFPDFTIAAAEVAYDLEICTELAGDEQPGNDCKSKTIMAVEECDVYRCDDRSSITNAQYWIGGYYWGNAYTPAGYPAKIKYIGAKVCSPGGPFWPWPNANLDPFELAVFLKPTATPDPTPVRQMIVVDDGLAPFGEVYGIVSPPLEITSGAIVAAMTLPNYPVELTGVYCDAVFNCSGNRFYRTSTGFWYQYTSSIGDWYIWACIETPPPIEWMDDTLEADVGCDVVGAGGEVAFDTDVMCNGDVSDIDFRSTDLVNASGDKIPRTAVSFDPAAFASLEPGDVRTIAVTVSIAIAQPAGDYEGELIVEGIAAPGPVSDELPVTIHVEECCDLDVDDDYANLTANKMTLVAVESKKSVISVTMGEFVVLSTNDKFTNVDMDDGPGNVGFSFTCSSTDLSTYFDNRREIPGSAVTFTPDPGALASGEAMRVVLTATLPDKLHRMRHDEEQWVYRGTVTVTADCEDEDDFTLNVNIVKGQAGTVLPNTFVGELDERGLLLAWGEYSFGKSFNLYRENEPGEYVLLNRNPMPGSSSYLDENIVEGGTYAYKFGVIDENGKETVFGPMTAAITRRPTSVSLMPGVPNPMNSETVIRYTITNESEVSLKVYDVTGSVVKTLVNESVPAGYHSAVWNGTNDAGNKVASGVYFYRLTAGDFNQSRKLVVLR